The following proteins are co-located in the Solea senegalensis isolate Sse05_10M linkage group LG12, IFAPA_SoseM_1, whole genome shotgun sequence genome:
- the LOC122778217 gene encoding uncharacterized protein LOC122778217 — protein MNNFRSKLRGLGCPEVEVNSLKRKQTHDQYPAKNLKKPKKAEVNYLPPHAQGETTASLEKERVELLSEMMKRDNSKVVAQKMAKTFSLRREEIVKEAPAISECMKRWPALFSEAQISEEFKRITTVNLQSTFLAKLDQCTPKLMALTQSKGGAAGLKIRNIKDMLLEDNTVERQREIAIRCLMVYLGEKEEDLFKQYRDVEELDADLAMQVMKIAIIGDGCATIVVEGTKILQGIDVARSCALLMGVIYALNLRYPKQLKFTFEAFQKLCLELDGQKASSKVMNLKYGIF, from the exons ATGAACAATTTCAGAAGCAAACTACGAGGTCTCGGCTGCCCTGAAGTTGAAGTGAACTCActcaagagaaaacaaacacatgaccaGTATCCGGCAAAGAATCTGAAAAAACCAAAGAAGGCGGAGGTGAACTACCTACCCCCTCATGCTCAAGGTGAAACTACTGCAAGtttggaaaaagagagagtggagcTCCTaagtgaaatgatgaaaaggGACAACTCCAAGGTGGTAGCTCAGAAAATGGCCAAGACATTCAGCCTTCGTCGGGAGGAAATAGTGAAAGAGGCCCCTGCAATCAGTGAATGCATGAAGCGCTGGCCTGCGCTTTTTAGTGAAGCACAG ATAAGTGAAGAATTCAAGAGGATAACAACAGTTAACCTACAATCGACCTTTCTGGCCAAGCTTGACCAGTGCACCCCGAAATTGATGGCCTTGACCCAATCAAAAGGAGGAGCTGCAGGCCTGAAGATAAGGAACATTAAGGACATGCTTCTTGAG GACAACACAGTTGAAAGGCAGAGAGAAATTGCCATTCGCTGCCTCATGGTCTATCttggagagaaggaggaggacctTTTCAAACAGTACCGG GATGTAGAGGAGCTTGACGCAGACCTTGCGATGCAAGTGATGAAGATTGCCATCATCGGTGATGGGTGTGCAACCATCGTAGTCGAGGGAACCAAGATCCTGCAGGGGATTGATGTCGCCAGATCCTGTGCTTTGCTGATGGGAGTAATCTATGCTCTTAACCTAAGGTACCCCAAGCAGTTGAAATTTACCTTTGAGGCATTCCAGAAGCTATGTCTTGAGCTTGATGGACAAAAAGCCAGCTCTAAAGTAATGAATCTCAAGTATGGTATTTTTTAG